The Kineococcus radiotolerans SRS30216 = ATCC BAA-149 genomic interval GTGGAGGCGCTCCCCGAGGGCCGCGGGGCTCATCGCGCTCGCCTCGGCCACCGGGGGCGCGGTGCCGTGACCGGGCAGGTCCAGGACGTGCAGGCGGTGGTCGGCGGCGAGGTGCGGGACGAGCAGGGACCACGTGCTCGCCGCCCCGCCGAGGCCGTGGACGAGGACGACGGCCGGGGCCTGTGCCGCGGCCGACCCCGCGCGGTGCACGGCGAACCCCTCGAGGAGTCCGCTCACCCGATCTCGACCGGGTGCCCGCTGGTGAGCCGCAGGAGCTCGTCGTAGCGGGTGCGGAACACCGCGTGCGGGTGCCCGGCCGGTACCCAGACCGCCGGGTACGGGGCCAGGGCCACGTCCACGAACGTGGGCAGCTGCGCCGTGAGCCCGATCGGGGAGGCGGACCCCAGCACGGACCCGGTGCAGCGCAGCACGTCCGTGTCGTCGTCCCAGGTCAGCTCCGGCTCGCTGAGGACCCCGGCGAGGACGGCCGGCAGGATCGGGTGGGCCGCCGAGGCCACGACGAGCAGCCGTCCCCCGTCCCGGGTGCGGAGCACCGCGGTGGTGGCGACGGCGGCGAGCGGGACCCCGAGGTGCTCGGCGAGCTGACCCGCGTCCCGCAGCGTCGCCGGGACCTCGAGGACCTCACCCGCCCCGCGCAGCTCGACCAGCGCCGTGGCGGTCGCCTCCACGGCCGGGGCCGTGGCGGTGCTCGTCCCAGCGTTCCCGGGAGACTCGTGAACCACCGTCCACCTCATGCACCACGACGGTAAACCGGTTCCCCCCGCCCGTCGCGGTGAGCGCCCCGTTCAGCGGGTGAGGACGGCGGACCCCTCGCGGACCTGCACCGCGGTGGCCGCGGAGACGACGGTGGCGGTGCCCGCGACGGGGCGGTACGGGAGCCCGGCGACGGTGTACTCGCCGGTGTACGTCGTGGTGAGGGTGATCAGGTGCTCGCCGGGGGTGTCGTAGGCGTGGGTCAGGGTCGCCCGCGGGTACGGGTTCCCGGGGTCGGTGGTGGGGCCCAGGGTGGTGCCGTCCCCGAGGTCCCACGTCCAGCTGGTCGGCGTGGCGCGGACCGTCACCGGGTAGCCGAGGACCGTCGTGTCGCGCACGACGACGTCGGTCCCGGTGCGCAGGACGAGCGGCACGTGCAGCAGGGCCAGGCCGGTGCGGGGCTGCAGCTCCACGGCGCCGGCGGGCAGCGGGAGGCGGCGCAGGTCGGCCTCGGTGACGACGGGCAGGGTGACAGGTTCCGCGTCCTCCGCCCCCGCGGTGCACCTGCTGCCCCCGTTGACCCAGGGGGCGCCCCCGGTCCGGGTCCAGGTCGTGGCGAAGGTCTGGCCCGGCGGGCAGAGGCGGTTCGAGGCGCCGCAGAAGTCGTCGCCGAAGGAACCCTCGGGGCCGTTGCGACCGCAGGCGGGGGTCCTGACGACCTCCACGGGTGGGCCTTGACGAGCAGAGTCCCGGCTGGGATTCCGGTGCTGGCGCTGGGAATCGGAACGCGATGCGCCGATCTCGAAACTGTCGTCGCGGCTGATTCCCGTTGACCCCGTGGGGCCCGCCCAGGCAGTCGAGCTGGCGCAGGCCAGGGTCAGCACGCAGATCGTCGTGCTGACACCCCAGGCGGTCTTCCAGCTCCTCATTCCACCTCCCAGACGATCCAGCGCCCATCTGACCAGTTGAGATCGAGCCAGAACTCACCGTTCGGGACTGACGGCGCGGAGCCGACGACTCGACCGTGGAGGTCGGTTGTCTCGAAGGCCGTCTTGGTCGTTGACACAGTGAGGCCGATCTCGCCTTTCGCTGCATCCCACGAGTCGACCCGGGTGCCAGTGAACTGGATCTCGAACCCGGTCGAGGAGTAGCCCCGCGCTCGATACTCGTCGATCACATCAGCCTGGTACCGGCATCCGGAGCAGCCTGCGTCCGAGATGGACAGGAGGAGAGCGGGGTCCCCCGTTCCATTGGCGTAGTTCAGGACCTGCGTGAAGTAGGCCGCGAACGCGCTGGCTCCGTCCACCGTGAACGTCCGGCTCAGCTCGGTCTGCTCGGGCAGCGGGAGGCTCCTCGTGGTCACCGGGGTGGGGGTCGCGCCGGCCGGTGAGGCCGCCGGTGTCGTCGGGGTGGCCGTGACGGCGCCGGCCGGGGCGGAACCCACCACTGGCGCGTCCGCCGCCTCCTGCGAACACCCGGCGAGCGCGCCGACGGCGAGGAGCGCGACGAGGGGTGCGGCGACGCGGTGGAGCGGGATCACCGTGGCACGGTCGCACGCCGCGGCGCGGCGCGGGCGCCGTCGGGAGGTCGCTGTGGACAACCCGTCGGCCGTCCGGGTGACGGCGCCCCCGGGGGTCACCCGGGGTCCCTGGGGAGCGACTCCGCGCCCTGTGGACGGCGAGGTTCACCGTTGACGGGCCCGGAGCGGGGTGGTGTAGCTTCGTGATGCGTTCGAACCGGTGTTCGAACGCGCTCGGCCGCCCGGTGGCGCGGTCCGTGGGGAGGGGAAGCTCCACGGGCCGCGCCCCGGGTGCGTCGTCGCGGGCCGCTTCCCCCGGCTCGTCGCGCTGCGCGGTCCGTCGCGGCGTCGGCTCGAGGGGGGAAGGTGACAGCGGTGCGGCGGTTCTCCGACGAGGTCCACGTGCGGTGCGGCGCGAGGGGGGAGGAGGCCGGTGTCCCGGCCCTGTTCGTCTGGCGCGGCCGGCTCTACGTGGTGCGCGAGGTCCTGTCCCGGTGGCGCGAGCGCAGCGCGTGGTGGGAGCACGCCGCCGTCGCCGCCGTCCACGGCGACGAGGCGGGCGGGGCGGGGGGCGCGGTGACGGCGGTGCGGCCGGTGCTCGAGATCGGGGACCTCGAGCGGGAGGTCTTCCGCGTCGAGGCCGGGGTGGGGCGGGCCGGCGCGGTGGGCGTCTACGACCTCGCCCGTCCGGTGGCCCTCGGGACGGCGGCCGTGTCGGAGGTCGCTGGTAATCCTGTTCTCGACGAACCGCGCGAGTGGCAGTTGCTGCGCGTCAGCGACTGAACCGCCACCGGCCCGCCGTCCAGGCAGCACCAGACGATCGAACGATCTCGGAGGAGAACTCGATGCCCGGCACCTTCGACGTCCCCCGGGGCGTCCCCCGTCCGCTGACCACCGCCGCCCTCGACCTGCTCGAGAGGTGCGAGGAGGAACTGCTCCTGGCGCTGCGCACCACCGACACCGCCGAACGCTACGTCCACGCCCACCTCGGCGCGTTGCGGGCCGGTGCGGCCCTGGTCGCGGTGCACGGGCGGCCCGTCGGTCCCCGGCGCAACGGTCCGCGCAGCGTGTGGCAGATGCTCCCCGCCATCGACCCCTCGTTGCAGGAGTGGGCCGACCGGTTCGCCGCCACCGCGCCGCTGCGTTCGGCGGTGGAGGCCGGGCGCACCGGTGTCGTCGGTGAGGCCGACGCGGAGGAACTCCTCGCCGACGCCGAGCGGTTCCTCCGGGTGGTGGAGTCGCTGCTCGGGCTCAGCGCCGTGCCGCTCGCCGGCTGAGGCGCGCGGCCCGGGCCGTTCCCCAGCGATCCCGCACCACCTGCTGCTCGGCCTTCCCCACGGGCGCGTTCTCGAAGGACGTCCCCCTTGACCACCACCGCACCCCCGTTCCCGCACCTGCACGTGGCCTCCGGCTACTCCCTGCGGTACGGGACCTCCACCCCGGCGGCTCTCGTCGCCCGGGCCGCCGACCTCGGCCTGGCGACGCTGGCCCTCACCGACCGGGACGGTCTCCACGGTGCGGTGAAGTTCGTCCGGGCCTGCGTCGACGCGGGGATCGCCCCGGTCCTCGGCGTCGACCTCGCGACGACGCCCACGGGTTCGGCGACCGGGCTCCCCGAGTGGGCCGATCCCTCGGTCGCCGTGCGCCGCAGGGGGTCGCGCGCACCGGTGCGGGGCGGGTCGGTGGTCGATCCCCGGTGGCCCCGGATCACCGCGCTCGCCCTCGGCGCCGACGAGGCCGGTGCCGGGCGCGGCTGGGCGGGTCTGTGCCGGCTGGTGAGCGCGACCCACCTCGGCGGGCGGCGCGGAACCCCCGTCAGCAGCCTCGAACTCGTCGCCGCGCACGCTCGCGGCACCGACGGCCGCGCGGTGCTGGCCGTGCTGCTGGGGCCGGGTTCGGAACTCGGCCGGGCCGTGCTGGCCCGCCGGGACGACCTCGCGCGCGCCGTCCTGCGCCGCTGGCAGGAGGCGCTGCCCGCCGGTTCGCTGCACCTGGAGGTCGTCTGCCACCACGCCCCGCCGGGGACGGCCGGCAGCGTCGAGCACGCGGCCCGGGTGCTGGGGCTGGCCCGCGAGGCCGGGGTCCCCGCGGTGCTCACCGCCGCGGTGCGGTCCGCGGAGCCGGACGGGGCGCTGACGGCGGACCTGCTCGACGCGGTGCGCCGGCTGGTGCCGCTGGGTCCGCGCCACCTGGACCGCACGACGGGGCAGGGGCACCTCCTGCCCTCGGCCGAGATGGCCCGGACCGCGGCCGACGTCGCCCGCGCCGCGGGGGACCCGGCCGCCGCGGCCGACCTGCTGGCCGCGACGGCGGTGCTCGCCGGCCGCGCCCGGATCGACCCCGCCCGCGACCTCGGCCTCGGCCGGCACCACCTGCCCGACCCGGCGGCCCTCGGGCTGGGCGACGACGTCGACCAGTCCGCCCTGCTGCGCGGGCGGGCGGAGGCGCGCATCGCCGCGCGGTACCCGGGGGCCGGTGCCAGCCGGGAGGCGGAGGTCCGCCGACGCCTGGACGAGGAACTCGCGATCATCGAGCAGGTCGGGTTCGCCAGCTACTTCCTCACCGTCGCCGACGTCTGCGACCTGACCCGGGCGATGGGCGTGCGGGTCGCGGCGCGGGGTTCGGGGGCGGGCAGCCTGGTGAACCACCTGCTGGGGATCTCCGACGTCGAGCCCCTCGGGCACGGGCTGCTCATGGAACGCTTCCTCAACCCCCGGCGCGGGCAGTTGCCCGACATCGACCTCGACGTCGAGTCCGCCCGCCGCGAGGACGTCTACCGGGCGGTCCTGGACCGCTTCGGCGGGGAGCGGGTCACGTGCGTGTCGATGATGGACAGCTACCGGGTGCGGCACGCCGTCCGCGACGTCGGGGCGGCGCTCGGGTTGCCGCCGGCGGAGGTCGACGCCATCGCCACCGCCTTCCCGCACCTGCGCGCCCGCGACGCCCGCGCCGCGATCGCCGAACTGCCCGAGCTGCGTCGCAGCGGGCTGGGGGAGGAACGCCTCAGCACCTTCTTCGACCTCGTCGAGCGCCTCGACGGCCTGCCCCGGCACGTCGCGCTGCACCCCTGCGGGATCGTGCTGTCGAACCGGACCCTCCTGGACCGGACCCCGGTGGAGGCCAGCTGGCGGGGTTTCCCGATGAGCCAGTTCGACAAGGACGACGTCGAGGACCTCGGCCTGCTCAAGCTCGACGTCCTCGGGATCCGGATGCAGTCGGCGATGGCGTACGCGGTGCGGGAGGTCGAACGGGTCGAGGGCGTGCGGATCGACCTCGACGACCGGCAGCAGGTGCCGTTGGACGACCCGGCCACCTTCCGACTGATCCGGTCCACCCGGACCCTCGGCTGCTTCCAGATCGAGTCGCCGGGGCAGCGGGAACTGGTCGGCAAGTTCGCCCCCGAGACCTTCCACGACATCGTCGTCGACATCTCGCTGTTCCGGCCCGGCCCCGTGAAGTCGGACATGGTCGCCCCGTTCCTGCGGGCCCGGCAGGGCTGGGCCGCCCCGGAGTTCCTCGACGACCGGTTGCGGCCGGTGCTGGAGCAGACCCACGGCGTCGTGGTGTTCCACGAGCAGGTCATCGAGATCATCCGGGCCACCACCGGCCACGACCTCGCGGTGTCCGACGAGTACCGCCGGCACCTGGGGACCCGGCAGGGCCAGGAGGAGATGGAGCCGCAGTTCAAGCGCCGCGCCGTGGAGCACGGCTACCCGGAGGACGTGGTGGCGCGGATCTGGGAGGTGCTCAAGGCGTTCGCCTCGTTCGGCTTCTGCAAGGCCCACGCCGCGGCGTTCGCGCTGCCGACGTACCAGTCGGCGTGGCTGAAGACCCACCACCCCGCGGCGTTCCTGGCGGGGGTCCTCACCCACGACCCGGGCATGTACCCGAAGCGGCTGATCCTCGACGACGCCCGCAACCTCGGCGTCGAGGTGCTGGGCCTGGACGTCAACGCCTCCGGCGACACCTACCGCGTCGAACCCGTGGACCTCCCCGGGCCCCGCCCCGCCCCCCACGGCCAGGCGGCCCTCCACCCGTGGCCGGGGTGGCGGGAGGGGCGCGACGCCGAGGGGCTGGGGGAGGGCGTCGCCGACGGCACCGGGTTCGGCATCCGGTTGTCCCTGAGCGACGTCAAGGGGATCTCCGCGGCGGAGGTCTCCCGCCTCGTCGCCGGTCAGCCCTACCGCTCGCTCGCCGACCTGTGGCAGCGCGCCCGCCCCTCGCGGCCGGTGGCCGAGCGCCTCGTCCTCACCGGGGCGCTGGACTCCCTGCACGGCCTGCGCCCGGTCGGCCGGGCCGGGGAACCCGCGCCCCGGCGGGGGCGCACCACCCGCCGGGACCTGCTGCTGCAGGTCGCCGAGCTCGACCGCTGGACCCGCTCCACCGCCGGGCCCGGGCCGGTGCGCGTCCCCCGGGCCGTCGCGGCGGGCGGGCCGGGTCCCCTCGACGTCCGGGCCGCCGCCGCCGCGCAGTCGCGGGCCGCGCGGCCCGTCGCCGACCCCGCCGGAGCGGTGCAGCTCGCCCTCGACCTCGGCGACGCCCCCGAGGAGGTCGCGCCCAGCGGCCTGCCGGAGATGACCGGGGCCGAACGCGTCCGCGCCGAGCTCGACGTCCTCGGGCTCGACGTCAGCTCCCACGTCGTCGACTTCTACGCCCCGCTCCTGCGCGCGCTGGGGGTCACCCCGGCCCGGGAGCTGCGCTCGCGGCGCAACGCCGCGCAGCTGCTCGTCGCGGGGGTGAAGGTCGCCACCCAGACCCCGCCGGTCCGCTCGGGGCGGCGGGTCGTCTTCCTCACCCTCGACGACACCACCGGCCCGCTGGACGTGACCTTCTTCGAGGACGCGCAGGGCCCCTACGCCGCGACGGTCTTCCACTCCTGGCTGCTCGTCGTGCGCGGGGTGCTGCGGCGCACCGGACCCCGGGGGGTGTCGCTGCGCGCCACCGGGGCGTGGGAGCTGCCCGCGCTGTGGGACGCCTGGAACGTCGACGGGATCGACGTCGTGCGCGAGCTCATCGCCGGCGCCCCCGACCCCGGCCGCTCCCCGGCCGCGACCCCCACGGCCCCTCCGGCCCCCCTGACCCCCTCGGCCCCCCTCCCCGCGGAGCACGGCGCGACCGCCGGCGGGACGGGCACCCGGCGCGTGCTGGTGCACGCCAGCGGCTTCCGGCA includes:
- a CDS encoding DUF6504 family protein; this translates as MTAVRRFSDEVHVRCGARGEEAGVPALFVWRGRLYVVREVLSRWRERSAWWEHAAVAAVHGDEAGGAGGAVTAVRPVLEIGDLEREVFRVEAGVGRAGAVGVYDLARPVALGTAAVSEVAGNPVLDEPREWQLLRVSD
- a CDS encoding DUF6318 family protein, with the protein product MIPLHRVAAPLVALLAVGALAGCSQEAADAPVVGSAPAGAVTATPTTPAASPAGATPTPVTTRSLPLPEQTELSRTFTVDGASAFAAYFTQVLNYANGTGDPALLLSISDAGCSGCRYQADVIDEYRARGYSSTGFEIQFTGTRVDSWDAAKGEIGLTVSTTKTAFETTDLHGRVVGSAPSVPNGEFWLDLNWSDGRWIVWEVE
- a CDS encoding PKD domain-containing protein, producing the protein MEVVRTPACGRNGPEGSFGDDFCGASNRLCPPGQTFATTWTRTGGAPWVNGGSRCTAGAEDAEPVTLPVVTEADLRRLPLPAGAVELQPRTGLALLHVPLVLRTGTDVVVRDTTVLGYPVTVRATPTSWTWDLGDGTTLGPTTDPGNPYPRATLTHAYDTPGEHLITLTTTYTGEYTVAGLPYRPVAGTATVVSAATAVQVREGSAVLTR
- a CDS encoding DNA polymerase III subunit alpha translates to MTTTAPPFPHLHVASGYSLRYGTSTPAALVARAADLGLATLALTDRDGLHGAVKFVRACVDAGIAPVLGVDLATTPTGSATGLPEWADPSVAVRRRGSRAPVRGGSVVDPRWPRITALALGADEAGAGRGWAGLCRLVSATHLGGRRGTPVSSLELVAAHARGTDGRAVLAVLLGPGSELGRAVLARRDDLARAVLRRWQEALPAGSLHLEVVCHHAPPGTAGSVEHAARVLGLAREAGVPAVLTAAVRSAEPDGALTADLLDAVRRLVPLGPRHLDRTTGQGHLLPSAEMARTAADVARAAGDPAAAADLLAATAVLAGRARIDPARDLGLGRHHLPDPAALGLGDDVDQSALLRGRAEARIAARYPGAGASREAEVRRRLDEELAIIEQVGFASYFLTVADVCDLTRAMGVRVAARGSGAGSLVNHLLGISDVEPLGHGLLMERFLNPRRGQLPDIDLDVESARREDVYRAVLDRFGGERVTCVSMMDSYRVRHAVRDVGAALGLPPAEVDAIATAFPHLRARDARAAIAELPELRRSGLGEERLSTFFDLVERLDGLPRHVALHPCGIVLSNRTLLDRTPVEASWRGFPMSQFDKDDVEDLGLLKLDVLGIRMQSAMAYAVREVERVEGVRIDLDDRQQVPLDDPATFRLIRSTRTLGCFQIESPGQRELVGKFAPETFHDIVVDISLFRPGPVKSDMVAPFLRARQGWAAPEFLDDRLRPVLEQTHGVVVFHEQVIEIIRATTGHDLAVSDEYRRHLGTRQGQEEMEPQFKRRAVEHGYPEDVVARIWEVLKAFASFGFCKAHAAAFALPTYQSAWLKTHHPAAFLAGVLTHDPGMYPKRLILDDARNLGVEVLGLDVNASGDTYRVEPVDLPGPRPAPHGQAALHPWPGWREGRDAEGLGEGVADGTGFGIRLSLSDVKGISAAEVSRLVAGQPYRSLADLWQRARPSRPVAERLVLTGALDSLHGLRPVGRAGEPAPRRGRTTRRDLLLQVAELDRWTRSTAGPGPVRVPRAVAAGGPGPLDVRAAAAAQSRAARPVADPAGAVQLALDLGDAPEEVAPSGLPEMTGAERVRAELDVLGLDVSSHVVDFYAPLLRALGVTPARELRSRRNAAQLLVAGVKVATQTPPVRSGRRVVFLTLDDTTGPLDVTFFEDAQGPYAATVFHSWLLVVRGVLRRTGPRGVSLRATGAWELPALWDAWNVDGIDVVRELIAGAPDPGRSPAATPTAPPAPLTPSAPLPAEHGATAGGTGTRRVLVHASGFRQSPYADLRPAGEDTRNSRAIGRAPREEPDRDPGGRADPPRKLWHSSGGSPGR
- a CDS encoding aminoacyl-tRNA deacylase, encoding MRWTVVHESPGNAGTSTATAPAVEATATALVELRGAGEVLEVPATLRDAGQLAEHLGVPLAAVATTAVLRTRDGGRLLVVASAAHPILPAVLAGVLSEPELTWDDDTDVLRCTGSVLGSASPIGLTAQLPTFVDVALAPYPAVWVPAGHPHAVFRTRYDELLRLTSGHPVEIG
- a CDS encoding SAV_6107 family HEPN domain-containing protein, which translates into the protein MPGTFDVPRGVPRPLTTAALDLLERCEEELLLALRTTDTAERYVHAHLGALRAGAALVAVHGRPVGPRRNGPRSVWQMLPAIDPSLQEWADRFAATAPLRSAVEAGRTGVVGEADAEELLADAERFLRVVESLLGLSAVPLAG